A genomic segment from Garra rufa chromosome 5, GarRuf1.0, whole genome shotgun sequence encodes:
- the LOC141334968 gene encoding cytosolic phospholipase A2 gamma-like encodes MSASESQESGKVRIGHSLNANEEEFVARRKNTVLQCLQKFNICCSQDKVPNIALLGSGGGQRAMVALLESLVQLDKAGLLDCILYLSGVSGSTWCMASLYQEPDWSTRLETVKDKIVERLGGPGVSWTEKLNKLKKYYMKDSFSLTDLWAVLFVTSYVKEMGEQTLTDQRDQNNKDPYPIYAVIDKQCKRREEADPWLEVSPHEAGYSLHGAFVETSDFGSQFDNGLKKKEQPEMDMLYLQAMCSSALADGEATWKWIKAISVPEIKSALEKMEKDQTGGNTSRSAQQPGVEDECFQDLMSIVNADPSALLQATKASLPDPSGGQTSDKGKKTVRCIAQRIWGRNYNFLHNMTDESVPAALLKKETRDFIDAGLLINSPYFSVLRKERDIDLIIALDFSDGDPFTTVRETAKTCKKLNIPFPEVDIPSNEGKKPKDFYVFKGPNAPTVIHIPLFNVVNCQDF; translated from the exons ATGAGTGCATCCGAATCCCAGGAAAG TGGTAAGGTGAGAATCGGACACTCTCTAAATGCGAACGAGGAAGAGTTTGTAGCCAGAAGGAAAAATACTGTTTTACAATGCCTGCAGAAGTTTAACATATGCTGCAGTCAG GATAAAGTGCCAAACATTGCATTACTGGGTTCTGGAGGAGGACAAAGAGCCATGGTGGCTTTGTTGGAATCCCTGGTTCAGCTTGATAAAGCGGGTCTTCTGGACTGCATCCTTTATCTGAGCGGAGTCTCTGGATCCACCTG GTGCATGGCCTCCTTATACCAAGAACCAGACTGGTCCACCAGACTAGAGACTGTGAAAGACAAAATCGTTGAAAGACTCGGCGGTCCAGGAGTGAGCTGGACAGAAAAATTGAACAAATTGAAGAAATATTACATGAAAGACAGCTTCAGTTTGACTGACCTCTGGGCAGTGCTATTTGTCACATCATATGTGAAAGAG ATGGGTGAACAAACACTTACAGATCAACGGGACCAGAACAATAAAGATCCGTATCCTATCTATGCAGTGATCGACAAGCAATGCAAAAGGCGTGAGGAAGCAG ATCCCTGGCTTGAGGTCAGTCCACATGAAGCAGGTTATTCCCTCCATGGAGCATTTGTTGAAACCTCTGATTTCGGCAGCCAGTTTGACAATGGCTTAAAGAAAAAAGAGCAGCCTGAAATGGACATGCTGTACCTGCAAG CTATGTGTAGCAGTGCTTTAGCTGATGGAGAGGCGACCTGGAAATGGATAAAAG ctaTTTCAGTACCTGAAATCAAATCGGCATTAGAGAAAATGGAGAAAG ATCAGACCGGAGGAAACACCTCGAGAAGCGCTCAGCAGCCTGGCGTTGAAG ACGAATGTTTCCAGGACCTCATGAGCATTGTGAATGCGGATCCTTCTGCTCTTCTTCAGGCCACCAAAGCATCGCTGCCTG ACCCATCTGGAGGTCAAACATCTGATAAGGGCAAAAAAACAGTCAG ATGCATTGCTCAGAGGATCTGGGGCAGGAATTATAACTTTCTCCACAACATGACAG ATGAATCAGTGCCAGCCGCTCTTCTGAAAAAAGAGACGAGAGACTTCATAGACGCCGGACTGTTGATCAACTCACCCTACTTCTCAGTGCTGAGAAAAGAACGAGACATTGACCTCATCATTGCTCTGGATTTCAGCGATGGAGATCCTTTCACG ACAGTGAGAGAAACTGCTAAAACGTGCAAGAAACTAAACATCCCTTTCCCTGAAGTCGACATTCCCAGTAATGAAGGGAAGAAACCAAAGGACTTCTATGTGTTCAAAGGCCCAAACGCTCCAACAGTGATTCACATCCCTCTGTTTAATGTGGTAAACTGTCAAG ACTTCTAG
- the LOC141334969 gene encoding uncharacterized protein, whose product MTHVTYNISNVLSAYTEQCNDDDESYAWLQSRIDDLISDYRSRLAVQISSVRSKRDLLVNIAGLFGTINSAMNTYKITQQSQFSTWLANQMATGFQHITNSNENIIKAVRSEVQTLLKISHSLFNQTRTIERGLACRSFAQDLFSAARQEILDLHLHKTPRHALSDLIEILDLHRWLSSEKIKNNVKYSELLTTIMMYTGNECNGCLGFFVTFPLIHPDQVYLNSTIIQSIGMIVKDQIIKWDHLTGYMTLKGTETLFTSRTCCHETHNYIVCTCNTLQPFSSNDSKLINVQSLHGHSDAIQVSHTQWCVLNKAINFHFSSTYTPYFTFL is encoded by the coding sequence ATGACACATGTAACATACAATATTTCAAATGTCCTCTCTGCTTACACAGAACAATGCAATGATGATGACGAATCCTATGCATGGCTACAGTCACGGATCGATGATTTAATCTCTGATTACAGAAGCAGACTTGCTGTTCAAATTTCATCCGTTCGATCAAAACGAGACCTGCTAGTCAACATAGCGGGTTTATTTGGCACCATTAATTCCGCAATGAACACTTACAAAATAACCCAACAATCTCAATTCTCCACATGGTTGGCAAACCAGATGGCCACTGGATTCCAACATATCACCAATAGTAATGAAAACATCATAAAAGCGGTTAGATCTGAAGTGCAGACGCTTCTCAAGATCAGCCATTCACTGTTCAATCAGACCCGTACCATCGAACGTGGCTTAGCCTGCAGATCATTTGCTCAAGATTTATTTTCTGCTGCACGACAGGAGATTCTAGATCTCCATCTCCACAAAACACCTAGACATGCTCTAAGTGATTTGATTGAAATTTTAGATCTACATAGGTggctttcttcagaaaaaattaaaaataatgtaaaatattctgAATTATTAACAACTATTATGATGTACACTGGAAATGAATGTAATGGATGCCTTGGATTTTTTGTCACCTTTCCCTTGATACATCCAGATCAAGTCTATCTAAACTCAACCATTATTCAATCAATTGGCATGATAGTGAAAGACCAGATAATTAAATGGGATCATCTTACCGGATATATGACCCTCAAGGGTACTGAGACCTTGTTTACCAGTCGCACCTGTTGTCATGAGACCCATAACTATATTGTCTGTACATGTAACACCTTACAACCTTTTTCTTCCAATGACAGCAAGCTTATAAATGTTCAATCTCTACATGGTCATTCTGATGCTATTCAGGTGTCTCACACACAGTGGTGTGTCCTAAATAAAGCCATAAatttccacttcagtagcacttacacaccatactttacatttttataa